From the genome of Caloenas nicobarica isolate bCalNic1 chromosome 16, bCalNic1.hap1, whole genome shotgun sequence, one region includes:
- the PRR14L gene encoding protein PRR14L isoform X1 gives MLSAGLESLPDSPVSAAAEELHAGLPAGISPGLMAMSEPHGGLDPKSDVSRPGLACGDSRSAEHRRTFGVENFCQKTEGWGDTLKVISCGPTESLAGELLKAGDLEEDEKDKKRNFGKLDCSGDGYWKEETEAEEYHTECCVLTPGESWSKQEDPHLNQHEVKSSRTCCTQVAGSPKNTGARFSCTSLSAPCFSPEESQANVQVPAATLPELTEEAQGMKADGNRIFGKAGYRNDRVSKDLAPESNECPDIDTVMARAGVSETSMLDFLEPLKVMDVESATEHPQETNEYNGLKAHTAMPLRTGGNVVSVFKSGEEKLLRQDPVNEFSKSLANCQSHQQDEENKAHDFCTGPLPRHNEPHRLSSAESCRALSIKSSEALCSVLKCIRYLDFRKMPLENSRTAVHGIINETTSVPLEQVSVVRSEGLSSAKTNQREGSASTGESHSSEFEEAAEVQRKIAVRENVEVGSWPEAQEGANSEHCHSSVFSCVASSPEEFSKEKLKMAASEGDKLKKDKWQFSVGDICKDDIKENSMSMEMNNIASCETGQPDLCFYNTSSKSSLPGSHSCLGLSTKLEEYSPETQLLEKESESNTRLEELAGSLVEAPGADSNDSLSSSKETNWIHTLSVPLPPVAHKSREPHCSECPPSTANEVSRRNKAQDNPSGKESVGASGTTGEQVTEIMLHKDKFKSSVSSRTFDNPSMTSRISQKNTKSSVGNRENVVTGLENEDSDTWNCNNQSMKDQHTAASNSCILSGSTRVDDVLPNSCSFNGEVGKKTENNNLEREASAGYNSKKAVIFPETHFPLACGSLPCEDNCGNAGEDLHGVNDISTAKNMFCSAYTAEKSIATSVRDEISNKNMEAGKQFDLCKVADVSEIVYDGDEAKEQIGTCALQRDEFGKTRTTDSPKAPEGNQRTKTSEQLLVRYLNKKPCVHNFGFCSFSLGPKKRELGTSEKKEVSSLTADASEYSASICDTCPLLSNTNIQRQHASQTKKTLCPMENRCLACQSEFHGPVPGSKQQSESLNKQPNMGLQTRATSVEETKIPTGSSQSEEILLKPGDSPPPVVHKYARDDSFQGTLKENVLDLDSLNGVRNEDCSGHVGFVSDLIEKTTEPKEHENRHEREDKGTVAESFSDSKRHCSQHACFIEWAKEKSELEFAGNKMQQSLPKMKWLVEDQENTVRAQFLPSASIRGSLSYKTENMNVLSETENKKSLRVKSTLNNSCLQLTFEPGKETNALPGVGPSHLRKFDSQGSFNETRVDSETTSGLHLGISVPEKEKLCMSSENAQIDDCDSSSAEVFSKDSSVTKPLSVTSVKRKASNTKIASSENETATSFVKDAKSSQACAHSKRSLRGEWRSMVTGEDVTLTAQKRTRCGEQFKNTCVEEKMGREVAPRKMLPVGSFCDGEDRLWAFSEDSKESGSKPVPLSTGNYEEVSEEIPGSNLNNNSKERKNTTKLTNLAGTHLPSETVSGCQTEDASNVETSPELPTFYPYMGVLSNRCKESSPNCVVCSEVCVPYELNAQSKDNVKQVTEGQGTIPTHSVCEGNEALSSERLDQIEKCQVLKRKKKCEKMKVHPSDKAQQEQKSKYQEKAKITLQPGVLHSSELLYSSSDELATSRNTRFEGPSEETFAVRSSENKLYSTLQEVKRPKITTGIISSQFLKTQDSKMENLNLNLAYDGIPGAFGTTNKPKGPLPLKIQPGRTCKKVPTSYQPKTVRKSKKNKSLPFEIPPEILPKQESTLLKSLYFPREPPTMETEAAMRFMHMPRQRAKRCSLLNSLKFRKSTKELALLSKLSAMASKLLAPAKSVQNFKPLPYSSEILPVAERYSQRRSKNLLEAFSCINRSLHSRWADSWCTKMFSFQPLALYPVESTKILFSDLSHKPPTSFLDTQFFPISFHIKLDASPVTDLTGMTSQRSIHHTPVRGEMPAPPSEWTFSFLLSQSCSTRAFKEDSNLDNELHSSLSITTPRAVALHADRGRNAVAERRGGCSMLGLHTVLALSSPGCYRIWTRRRNLTSHIPTIQRLFISQFAQGLKGTRFSTSVSDEPVSSLPYSLGRALSMWSQHGPSARPSEITPLHSSHCTWQPSVGIENSYAMLPHLPVQSMETLQTAGHEICLETSFPLPFPKSCSLPESSPSPPKLSASELQLHACDEADASVPACLRSQDDTELKKTEPEKRPKKVSQIRIRKTVPKPDPNLTPMGLPRPKRLKKKEFSLEEIYTNKNYKSPPAARSLETIFEEPKEKNGCLISISQQKRKRILEFQDFTLPRKRKTRGKIKVVGSFTRAKKAALQSAELDALLSQKLMDLEAFFAEEAEQEQVSSI, from the exons ATGCTCTCAGCCGGGCTGGAATCTCTCCCCGATTCTCCCGTGTCcgctgcagcagaggagctgcacgCTGGGCTGCCGGCCGGCATCTCCCCTGGACTTATGGCCATGTCGGAGCCTCATGGTGGCTTGGATCCAAAATCTGATGTGTCAAGGCCTGGGCTGGCATGTGGTGACAGTCGGTCAGCTGAGCATCGAAGGACTTTCGGAGTAGAAAACTTTTGCCAGAAGACTGAGGGTTGGGGTGATACACTCAAGGTGATTTCTTGTGGGCCAACTGAATCCCTTGCTGGAGAATTACTAAAGGCTGGAGACCTTGAAGAggatgaaaaagacaaaaaaagaaactttggaAAACTGGACTGTTCTGGCGATGGATactggaaagaagaaacagaggcTGAGGAGTATCACACTGAATGCTGTGTGTTAACTCCTGGGGAAAGCTGGTCAAAACAA GAGGATCCTCACTTAAACCAGCATGAGGTGAAGTCTTCGAGAACCTGTTGCACTCAAGTAGCGGGATCTCCCAAGAACACAGGTGCACGTTTCAGTTGTACATCCCTGTCTGctccctgcttctccccag AAGAAAGCCAAGCAAATGTTCAGGTGCCGGCTGCAACTCTGCCTGAGCTCACTGAAGAAGCACAAGGTATGAAGGCTGATGGGAACAGGATATTTGGTAAAGCAGGTTACAGGAATGACAGAGTGAGTAAAGATCTTGCACCTGAGAGCAATGAATGCCCAGACATAGACACAGTCATGGCCAGAGCTGGGGTTTCAGAAACCAGCATGTTAGATTTTTTAGAGCCTTTAAAAGTCATGGACGTTGAATCAGCCACAGAGCATCcacaagaaacaaatgaatataaTGGGTTAAAAGCCCACACTGCCATGCCATTGAGAACAGGGGGGAATGTTGTATCTGTTTTCAAGAGTGGAGAAGAAAAGTTACTCAGGCAAGATCCTGTTAATGAATTCAGTAAATCACTTGCTAATTGCCAGAGTCATCAGCAGGATGAAGAAAACAAGGCTCATGACTTCTGTACTGGTCCTTTACCCAGACATAATGAACCTCATAGGTTGTCATCAGCAGAAAGTTGTAGAGCACTCTCCATAAAAAGTTCTGAAGCTTTATGTTCAGTTTTGAAATGCATCCGTTATCTGGACTTTAGAAAAATGCCACTAGAAAACAGTAGAACTGCAGTCCATGGAATTATCAATGAAACCACATCTGTACCGCTAGAGCAGGTCTCAGTGGTAAGGAGCGAAGGATTATCTAGTGCTAAAACTAATCAGAGGGAAGGAAGTGCTAGTACAGGTGAATCACACAGCTCTGAATTTGAAGAGGCTGCTGAAGTCCAGAGAAAAATTGCTGTGAGAGAGAACGTTGAAGTTGGTAGCTGGCCTGAAGCTCAAGAAGGTGCTAATTCTGAGCATTGTCATTCTTCAGTTTTTAGTTGTGTTGCTTCATCTCCTGAAGagttctcaaaagaaaaattaaaaatggctGCATCGGAAGGTGATAAGTTGAAAAAGGACAAGTGGCAATTCTCTGTCGGTGATATATGCAAGGAcgatataaaagaaaatagcatGTCAATGGAAATGAACAACATTGCTTCCTGTGAAACCGGACAGCCAGACCTTTGCTTTTATAATACCTCCAGTAAAAGTTCTCTTCCCGGTAGCCACAGCTGCCTGGGTCTTAGTACCAAGCTAGAAGAATATTCACCTGAGACACAACTGCTTGAAAAGGAATCTGAGAGTAACACAAGATTGGAAGAGTTGGCTGGCAGTTTAGTTGAAGCTCCAGGAGCTGATAGTAATGATAGTTTGTCCAGTAGCAAAGAAACTAATTGGATTCATACACTAAGTGTACCTCTACCTCCTGTTGCACACAAATCAAGAGAACCGCATTGTAGTGAGTGTCCTCCTTCCACTGCTAATGAGGTTTCAAGAAGGAACAAGGCTCAGGATAATCCATCTGGAAAAGAATCAGTTGGTGCTTCTGGAACAACAGGAGAACAAGTTACTGAAATCATGCTTCATAAAGACAAATTCAAGTCTTCAGTAAGTTCCAGGACTTTTGATAACCCGAGTATGACAAGCAGAATTTCCCAAAAGAACACGAAGTCTTCAGTGGGAAATAGAGAGAATGTGGTCACTGGTTTAGAAAATGAAGATAGTGACACATGGAATTGTAATAATCAAAGTATGAAAGACCAGCATACAGCTGCCAGTAATTCCTGTATTTTATCAGGGAGCACACGTGTAGATGATGTTCTCCCAAACAGTTGTTCTTTTAATGGTGAGGTTGGtaagaagactgaaaataataatttggaaAGAGAAGCTTCAGCTGGGTATAATAGTAAAAAGGCAGTCATCTTTCCGGAAACACATTTCCCTTTGGCATGTGGATCTCTTCCTTGCGAAGACAACTGTGGCAATGCAGGTGAGGATCTGCATGGGGTAAATGACATTTCCACAGcaaaaaacatgttttgctCAGCCTATACTGCAGAGAAGTCTATTGCTACCTCGGTAAGAGATGAGATCTCAAATAAGAATATGGAAGCTGGGAAACAATTTGATCTTTGTAAAGTAGCAGATGTCAGTGAAATTGTTTATGACGGAGATGAGGCAAAAGAACAAATTGGCACGTGTGCTCTTCAGAGAGATGAATTTGGTAAAACAAGAACTACAGATTCTCCGAAGGCCCCTGAAGGCAATCAGAGAACTAAGACTAGTGAACAGCTATTAGTCAGATATTTGAACAAAAAACCCTGTGTTCATAATTTTGGattttgcagcttttcattaggcccaaagaagagagaactaGGTacatctgaaaagaaagaagtgtcATCACTCACGGCTGATGCCTCTGAGTATAGTGCTTCAATCTGTGATACATGTCCGTTACTCAGCAACACGAATATTCAAAGACAACATGCtagccaaacaaaaaagaccCTTTGTCCAATGGAAAATCGGTGTCTTGCATGTCAGAGTGAGTTTCATGGCCCAGTTCCAGGCAGCAAGCAACAATCAGAAAGTttaaacaaacaaccaaacatgGGCTTACAAACTAGGGCTACTTCTGTGGAAGAAACCAAAATACCAACTGGCTCTAGTCAAAGTGAAGAGATACTGTTAAAACCAGGTGACAGCCCACCTCCAGTAGTTCATAAATATGCAAGAGACGACAGTTTTCAAGGAACTCTAAAAGAGAATGTATTGGATTTGGACTCTTTAAATGGTGTGAGAAATGAAGACTGTTCAGGACACGTGGGCTTTGTCAGTGACCTGATTGAGAAGACAACTGAACCAAAAGAACACGAGAACAGACATGAAAGAGAAGATAAAGGAACTGTTGCAGAAAGCTTTTCTGATAGCAAACGGCATTGCTCACAGCATGCTTGCTTTATCGAATGGGCAAAAGAGAAATCAGAGCTAGAGTTTGCAGGAAACAAAATGCAGCAATCTTTGCCAAAGATGAAGTGGTTGGTGGAGGACCAGGAAAATACAGTTAGGGCCCAATTTTTGCCCTCCGCATCAATTCGTGGTAGTCTGTCATAtaagacagaaaatatgaatgtgctttcagagacagaaaacaaaaaaagtctgagaGTAAAATCTACCTTGAATAACTCTTGCCTGCAGTTAACATTTGAGCCTGGCAAGGAAACCAATGCTCTACCAGGTGTAGGTCCATCCCACTTGAGAAAGTTTGACAGCCAAGGATCTTTTAATGAGACTCGGGTGGATTCAGAAACAACATCAGGTCTGCACTTGGGAATCTCTGTgcctgagaaagaaaagctctgtATGTCATCTGAGAATGCACAAATAGATGATTGTGATTCCTCTTCAGCTGAAGTTTTTAGCAAAGATTCTTCAGTGACAAAACCTCTTTCTGTAACGTCTGTTAAAAGAAAAGCCAGCAATACCAAGATTGCCTCTTCAGAGAATGAAACAGCAACTAGTTTTGTGAAAGATGCAAAAAGCTCACAAGCTTGCGCACACAGCAAGAGAAGTCTGAGAGGTGAGTGGCGTAGCATGGTAACTGGAGAAGATGTGACTCTGACTGCACAGAAACGTACTCGCTGTGGAGAGCAGTTTAAGAATACGTGTGTTGAAGAGAAGATGGGAAGAGAAGTAGCTCCTAGAAAAATGTTACCCGTAGGTTCTTTTTGTGATGGAGAAGATCGTCTATGGGCCTTTTCGGAAGATTCAAAAGAATCTGGTAGCAAACCAGTCCCTCTCAGTACTGGGAATTATGAAGAGGTTTCAGAAGAAATCCCAGGATCTAACCTAAATAAtaattcaaaagaaagaaaaaatactacaaAGCTCACAAACTTAGCAGGTACACATCTGCCTTCAGAAACTGTGAGTGGTTGTCAAACTGAAGATGCGTCTAATGTAGAAACTTCCCCAGAATTGCCCACATTTTATCCATATATGGGTGTACTATCAAACAGGTGCAAAGAATCATCCCCAAACTGTGTGGTTTGCAGTGAAGTATGTGTGCCTTACGAATTAAATGCACAGAGCAAAGATAATGTGAAGCAGGTGACAGAAGGCCAGGGCACTATACCAACTCATTCAGTTTGTGAGGGAAACGAGGCTTTAAGTTCAGAGAGACTTGATCAAATAGAGAAATGTCAGGTACTTAAACGAAAGAAGAAGTGTGAGAAGATGAAAGTACATCCGTCAGACAAGGCACAACAAGAACAGAAGTCAAAATatcaagagaaagcaaaaatcacACTGCAGCCAGGTGTGTTGCACAGTTCTGAACTCTTATACAGCTCTTCAGATGAGTTGGCGACATCAAGAAATACAAGGTTTGAAGGTCCTTCAGAAGAGACTTTTGCTGTCAGAAGCAGTGAAAATAAACTATATAGCACTTTACAAGAAGTGAAAAGGCCAAAGATTACCACAGGTATTATTAGTTCACAGTTTTTGAAGACTCAGGATTCAAAAATGGAAAACCTGAACCTTAATTTAGCATATGATGGAATCCCTGGTGCCTTTGGAACTACAAATAAACCAAAAGGACCTCttccattaaaaatacagcCTGGAAGGACATGCAAAAAAGTTCCCACATCATATCAGCcaaaaactgtaagaaaaagcaaaaaaaataaaagtttaccTTTTGAGATTCCCCCAGAAATACTCCCTAAGCAGGAAAGCACACTTCTCAAATCTTTGTACTTTCCACGTGAACCACCGACAATGGAAACGGAAGCAGCCATGAGATTCATGCACATGCCAAGGCAGAGGGCCAAGAGGTGCAGTTTGTTGAACAGcttaaaatttagaaaaagtACCAAAGAACTGGCACTGTTGAGCAAGCTGTCTGCAATGGCTAGCAAACTCCTGGCACCTGCCAAAAGCGTCCAGAACTTTAAACCTCTGCCATATTCTTCTGAAATTCTTCCAGTGGCTGAGAGGTACAGCCAGCGTAGATCTAAAAATCTATTGGAAGCCTTTTCTTGTATTAACAGGAGCTTACACTCCCGCTGGGCTGACAGTTGGTGCACCAAGATGTTCAGCTTTCAGCCTTTGGCACTTTATCCTGTAGAATCtaccaaaatacttttttcagaCTTGAGCCACAAGCCTCCAACCTCTTTCTTGGATACCCAGTTTTTCCCAATTTCTTTTCATATAAAATTGGACGCCAGTCCTGTGACAGACCTCACAGGGATGACATCCCAGCGCTCCATACATCACACACCAGTTCGGGGAGAAATGCCAGCGCCGCCTTCAGAGtggactttttcttttctgctgtctcaGAGCTGCTCAACAAGAGCTTTCAAGGAAGATTCCAATCTAGATAACGAGCTGCATTCCTCTCTCTCTATAACAACCCCAAGGGCTGTTGCCCTTCATGCCGACCGTGGAAGAAATGCTGTAGCTGAAAGAAGAGGAGGTTGCTCCATGCTTGGCCTTCACACAGTGTTAGCACTTTCTTCCCCTGGATGTTACAGGATTTGGACGAGAAGAAGAAACTTAACCAGTCATATTCCTACCATCCAGAGACTATTTATATCACAATTTGCACAGGGTTTGAAAGGGACAAGGTTTTCAACTTCTGTATCGGATGAGCCCGTCTCCTCATTGCCATACTCCCTGGGCAGGGCGCTATCCATGTGGAGTCAGCATGGTCCTTCTGCCCGCCCCTCCGAAATCACTCCTCTCCATTCCAGTCACTGCACGTGGCAGCCAAGTGTGGGCATCGAGAACAG CTATGCCATGTTACCGCACTTACCTGTACAGAGTATGGAAACACTACAGACTGCAGGTCATGAGATATG TCTGGAAACTTCATTCCCCCTTCCATTCCCAAAGTCTTGCTCACTTCCAGAATCATCACCGTCTCCCCCCAAGCTTTCAGCATCTGAGCTCCAGCTCCATGCCTGCGATGAAGCTGATGCTTCTGTTCCAGCCTGTCTTAGGTCCCAGGATgacacagaactgaaaaaa acTGAGCCAGAGAAGAGGCCAAAGAAAGTCTCACAGATCC